The DNA sequence ACAGTGGGCAAAGAGGAGGAGCACAAGGAAAGCAGATGCCTCAAAAAGGTGGCAGTGAGCCAACCAGTAACTTTTttttgcaggggtggggtgggctatcccagggtctcactatgtaaccctaacTTGCCTgcttcttgctatgtagcccaggctgacccctgcctcagcctcccactgtgggattataggcatgtgccacacacCAAGCAACCACCATTTAAAAAAGAGCTAATTCTGACAGCTTGTCACCATCTGAATCCAGACACAGACGGGAGGGAGCCTGTCACTCACCAGTGTTCCCGCCCTAAGGTGTAGCCTGTCCCCAGGAGAACCACTGCAAGTCACAGTtccaaaacagcaaaaacagccCACGGGGTCTCTTGTGGGCTTTGCGTGCATTTGTTCATGGAGCAGAAGAACACTCTATATccaagcaaatgctctaccactgggtTGCACATCAGCAACTGCAGACTTGTAACACAGCACTGTAACACTTAAGAGCCACTGACCACACCACTCCACTTCACTCTAGAATGTGGCTCCTCAAAGATAGCCTTTGCTAGAACCCCACATACTAGAGCACTGAGCAGGAGGAACTGGTAACTAACACCTACTTACTAGGGATTATGCATTCTACTTTTTTAATCACCTGGGTTCCTGGTACATTTCATCCTTGTGGTAGATATTAAGAGTGTATGGACTTAATAAGGAGCGTTCACTGTGCCCAAGCCAATGAAAAAGCCtgcaggcttttgtttttgttttttgagacagggtttctctgtctaacagtcctggctgtcctgaaactccctctgtagaccagactggcctcgaattcacagagatccacctgtctctgcctcgcaaatactgggattaaaggagtgcaccaccactgcccagctagctaGCAGTATCTTACTaaggcaagaaaacaaatgattaatTCCAAAACCAAAGGACGTGCCACATTTCTGCCTAGGAGACAGCAGCTGTTGTGCCAACCCTGACCATTACTGTCCACGGATGGTGGGAGAAAGAATATCGCTTCCAGTTAGCCCATACTCACAGGAATGTTGCCAGCGGTAGCGCCAGTACCAAATCTGGCACCTGCATCATACCCTCCTTCTACCAGCACTGCTGAGCCAGGTGGATAGATGGGACCGACTGGATAGTAAGCCATGGGGATAGTGGAGCCTAAAGGCCCAACAGCCACAGACTGGGCCATAGGCAGATACAGAGAGGTGCCAGGAAACGCAGCTGACATGGTGGGGACTGTGGCAGCCCCTGGATGAACAAAGCTTGGACGATAGAGCtaaaagaggcagaagagaaggcagaatgtTACTTTGTGACATCCCTATTTGAAATGTCTTCATCAAGTCTTACTGGTACCTTCAACTgtagtggaggatgaccttgaactccggaTCCTTCCTTCACCTTGACTGGTGGAATTACAAGCCCTTGCCACCAAACCCAGttcacacagtgctggggatcaaatccagggcttagtgcatgctaagcaagcactccaccaaaccagctacatctccagccccttggatGGTTCTGGTGACAGGGCTTGGTTATATAGCCCAAGACAGCCCTGAaatcagaatcctcctgcctcaacctcccaagtgctggactaccagcctgtaccaccatgcttggctcctAAGTCCATTCTCAGTTCTTCGTGTGTACAGATCACTGCGTTAGAGTCACTGGCACACAATAACACAACAGTCTCCTGGGTCACCTGCTGCTCAAGGGACCCAACTTCACCTTAATGTCAGCATGTATCAAATAACATAATCAAACAGCACAATTCCAATGGTGATCACCATCCTTCTGTCTGTGGGGCCCACGGGTGTCCTCAACTAGTTCAAAGTCTAGCAAGCTGCAGTACCTCTGAGTACGCCGGCGGAGCATCTGTGTAGGGTGGAGCCTGAGGAAGGTGTAAGGTCTGAGGGTATACTGGATTCCCAGGAGGTTGCACAGGGTAGGTAGGCTGTGTTGGATATTGACCTGGAACACAAAAGGGGTAGGTGCTGTCTGtcaaactggggggggggggcagacaggagagatggcccacTGGTTAAGACAAaatgctgctcttcctgaggccccaagttctgttcccagcgtCTTCAAATGACACAACCTCCTTTCGACTCGAGCTCCCCTCTGTGAGCGCCTCACTCACACAGACGCAGACACAAAGTTAAAGCAAGGCTGCAAACAGAGCCACCATCTGGGCAGGACGCACAGGGTAGCTAACTTGGTGGAGTCGCGCAGGGGACGACAGATTGCCATACAGCGCTGAATTTCTTGGAGCCAAGAAAAGCAGGGAGGGCTGTCTGCACCCTCACGGGGCTCTGATGGGGCAGAAAAGGCGCTGTTCCCAGCACACTGATGACGGAATCAAGCCTAACTTGGCTGTGTCCCCTTCCCGATGAAGGACAGGTCTGGGGACCTGTCCCCGAGGTTCTGGACCGCCGGTGTCTTAGGGGATTTCTACTTTGGGCTGTTCTCAGTCCAGACTGTTTTCCTCCCAGATTCCTACTCAGAGTCGACTTCCTAACGAGAGGATGGAGCCAGCCGTGCAGAGGGCGGCGGGAGGGGTGTTCTGGGGACGGCACAAGCACGGGGACCGTGAGACCTGGTCCTGCGGAGGGCGGGCGGCGAGGGGGCCGGCGCCGAGGAGCCGGCACTTCATTAGTTAAGGCCGCCAAGGCCTGTTGTTCCGAAGCGCGGCGCCCCGCCTCCGCCGGCCCGCCATTGGCCTCCTCACAGCCCTGCTCTAGCTCCCCATTCGCTCCAGCGGGTGCCCGTCACGGAAAAGCCCCCCCACCTCACACACAGCCCGCGGCTCCAAACTGCGCCACCGAGTTTATGGGGGCCGGGAGGGCCGAGCGGCGGCGGCGCGGGAGACTGGGCGGCCACGTCAGGTGCGGCCTCGCTCCCGGCCCCCTAAGGAGAAGCGCGACCCGGCCCGCCGCGAGCCCGTGGCCCCCCGGGCCCGCTCGCCCCGCACCAGCCCGCCTCCCCGACTGTCCACGCCACCCCCCGGCCTTGCCTTTGCTGTTCATGGTGGCTGCGGGTCCGCTTCGACTCGGCGTCGCGGACGGTTATTTTTTTCGTCCTTTTCCTGTTCGGAGTCGCTTCCGTGTCACGTGACACCCGTCCACTCTGCGTCAGTCGACGCCCGAGCGCGCTGCCGCCGGAAGCCCCGCCCCTCGCGAGGCCGCCGCGCAGCGGAGAGGGCGAGCGCGGCCCCGCCCCGATGGCGGTGCTGTCTCATGGCGGCGCTCCCTCCgcggccccccccccccctcgcgAGCCCCGGGTCCTCCCTCGCGGCGTGTCTGGAGACGACGCCCAGCCCCTGCCTGCCGCGCCTTCCCGCGGGCGGCCCAGCCGCGCTGACGTAGACCGGCCCCCGCCAGCCAGGGTTGCGCGCGCAGCCGGCACCTGCACCTGCCGCCCGCCCGAGGTGACCTGAAACCCTTTCCCTGCGACGGCCGAGTGCGTCACCTCTCAATTGTCCTGGAGAGTGAAGGGGACGTCTTTCTGGGCAGGGTTGTTTCCTCGTTCCAACGTGACTGCTGAGCTGTTGCGCACGTCTGGAGTCGGCGGTCGCGGACCGATCTGTAGTTTGTTCTCCGTGGTAGTTGACGTTGTTGGATAGCTGCTGGTGAGACCGTGGAGTGGAGAGACGCCCGTAGATACCACAGCCCCGATAGATCCACTGCgggtgctcgggaggcagaggtaggcggatctccgtgagttcgaggccagcctgatcctcagagtgagttccaggacagccagggctacacagagaaaccccgtctcgaacatccaccaccaccaccccagcgcCCCGAAAGCACCCTGACTGATGACCCGTCCTCACTCCTACCCAGTCATCCCCGCCTTCGTCTCCAGTGACTGACTTACTGTAAATGCAGTTTGATCCAGGCCGCACAGCAGCCCCGGGCAATCTGCTTCTTTCCGCGCCCCTCATTCTCCAATAACGTTAAtccaggggagctggagagaggctcagcggttaagaacactgctcttCAGAGGCCCCTATCGTGTTCGGATCCCACACCTTCTGGACCCTGCCAGATGCACATGGGTGCCGTatgtcacacagacacatgcataaataaaaataaatactcgAGAAAGCCAATCTAAAGAGACAGGTTACAGACTCAGGTTTTGTGTCCTGACTCCCAGGTTCCGGGTCagtgtttgcattttgttttcctaTCACCCAGTGTTTCCACCGACAAGGTTGCACTAAAGACTGTTTCAGAATTCTTTTAGGTATTTTGAAAAAGTCCCTTTAAGTGCATTATAAATTTGATTCAGATTAAATTAGTATCCTAAAGCCAGTGACATTTGTGTATctgaaagcaaaacacccacacacacatagtaaataaaataataataaaagcaacatcgACAAATAAAAATCCAGGTACTGCTACAGGGAGGTCCTTCCCAGGACCAGGGGCTCAtgaag is a window from the Microtus ochrogaster isolate Prairie Vole_2 chromosome 15, MicOch1.0, whole genome shotgun sequence genome containing:
- the Dazap2 gene encoding DAZ-associated protein 2, with the protein product MNSKGQYPTQPTYPVQPPGNPVYPQTLHLPQAPPYTDAPPAYSELYRPSFVHPGAATVPTMSAAFPGTSLYLPMAQSVAVGPLGSTIPMAYYPVGPIYPPGSAVLVEGGYDAGARFGTGATAGNIPPPPPGCPPNAAQLAVMQGANVLVTQRKGNFFMGGSDGGYTIW